The Streptomyces spororaveus genome includes a region encoding these proteins:
- a CDS encoding MurR/RpiR family transcriptional regulator produces MSSGQQARAQAAAITRGSQSSEEVRPPADRLLALFDGRRLSPGQRRIAQYLIDHLTEAAFLSITELAERVGVSQPSVTRFAASLGFSGYPALRDVLQPIALSAVAGAPDTRTQIRRNELQEAVDAEIANLENVRRLLADTDQVLDIGRELAASVPLTVLGLRISVSLAEYFAYAARRIHPDVRLVTRGGSVAFDALLQSRAAGGTWVLAFAMPRHAKETLAAIRAARSTGLRVVLITDPTLGPLVDEADVALTAGTGSRLVFDSYAAPGMLSAALLQAMADADPERTQARLESYEHVADQHGFFL; encoded by the coding sequence GTGTCATCGGGGCAGCAGGCACGCGCACAAGCGGCTGCGATCACACGCGGAAGCCAGTCGTCCGAAGAGGTCCGTCCTCCGGCCGACCGGCTCCTCGCGCTCTTCGACGGCCGCCGCCTGTCACCGGGCCAGCGCCGCATCGCCCAGTACCTGATCGATCACCTCACCGAGGCCGCGTTCCTCTCGATCACCGAACTGGCCGAGCGGGTGGGCGTGAGCCAGCCCTCCGTGACCCGCTTCGCCGCCTCCCTCGGCTTCAGCGGCTACCCCGCCCTGCGGGACGTACTGCAGCCCATCGCGCTGAGCGCCGTCGCCGGGGCCCCGGACACCCGCACGCAGATCCGCCGCAACGAGCTGCAGGAAGCCGTCGACGCCGAGATCGCGAACCTGGAGAACGTGCGCAGGCTGCTCGCCGACACCGACCAGGTGCTGGACATCGGCCGTGAGCTGGCCGCCTCGGTGCCGCTGACCGTCCTCGGCCTGCGCATCTCGGTCTCGCTCGCCGAGTACTTCGCGTACGCGGCCCGGCGCATCCACCCCGACGTACGCCTGGTCACCCGCGGCGGCAGCGTCGCCTTCGACGCGCTGCTCCAGTCCAGGGCGGCCGGCGGGACCTGGGTGCTGGCCTTCGCGATGCCGCGGCACGCCAAGGAGACCCTGGCCGCCATCCGGGCCGCCCGCAGCACGGGGCTGCGTGTGGTCCTGATCACGGACCCCACCCTGGGCCCGCTGGTGGACGAGGCGGACGTGGCCCTGACGGCGGGGACCGGATCCCGCCTGGTCTTCGACTCGTACGCGGCGCCCGGAATGCTGTCCGCGGCCCTGCTGCAGGCGATGGCCGACGCGGACCCGGAGCGGACCCAGGCCCGGCTGGAGAGCTACGAGCACGTGGCCGACCAGCACGGCTTCTTCCTCTAG
- a CDS encoding toxin Doc produces the protein MELHIDHRWLLERQEALFKDVAVADHSALVAAVARHRVNTPSLEVDAPDAYWRAAALLDAIVLLRPLPDSNEYFAYGVAVAYIEASGKTVEAAYEQWRDLITDIRMLRATVFDVAARLRSWEPAQPPRPA, from the coding sequence GTGGAACTGCACATCGATCACCGCTGGCTGCTGGAGCGGCAGGAGGCGCTGTTCAAGGACGTGGCGGTGGCCGACCATTCCGCCCTGGTCGCCGCCGTGGCCCGGCACCGGGTGAACACGCCGAGCCTCGAAGTGGACGCCCCCGACGCCTACTGGCGCGCGGCCGCCCTGCTCGACGCGATCGTGCTGCTCCGGCCGCTCCCCGACTCGAACGAGTACTTCGCCTACGGGGTCGCCGTCGCCTACATCGAGGCCTCCGGCAAGACGGTGGAAGCCGCCTACGAGCAGTGGCGCGACCTCATCACCGACATCCGCATGCTGCGCGCCACCGTCTTCGACGTGGCCGCCCGGCTCCGCTCCTGGGAGCCGGCACAGCCGCCACGGCCTGCGTGA
- a CDS encoding S1 family peptidase → MNKPLTGALLSLLLLGAAAAPAVAAPTAPTTTTPTASGTTAAAVGFAGTVALSNCSGSVVRAPGSQPNDLALVLSNGHCLESGFPAAGEVVRDRPSSRSFSLLNSSGSKVGTLRASKVAYATMTDTDISVYQLTRTYAQIQSQYGITALTLDDARPAQGSAIKVVSGYWKRIYSCNVDGFAYRLKEGDWTWKDSVRYTSACNTIGGTSGSPVVDTATGKVVAVNNTGNEDGARCTVNNPCEVDQNGAVTVRQGINYAQQTYIIVPCIAPGNKIDLNRPGCTLPKP, encoded by the coding sequence ATGAACAAGCCTCTCACCGGCGCCTTACTCTCCCTGCTCCTGCTGGGAGCGGCGGCCGCCCCCGCCGTGGCGGCGCCCACCGCACCCACCACCACCACGCCCACCGCCTCCGGGACCACCGCGGCCGCGGTCGGCTTCGCGGGCACCGTGGCGCTGAGCAACTGTTCCGGTTCCGTCGTCCGGGCGCCCGGCTCCCAGCCGAACGACCTCGCGCTGGTCCTGTCCAACGGGCACTGCCTGGAGTCGGGCTTCCCGGCGGCCGGAGAAGTCGTCAGGGACCGCCCGTCCAGCCGCTCGTTCTCCCTGCTCAACTCGTCGGGCTCGAAGGTCGGGACGCTCCGCGCGAGCAAGGTCGCGTACGCGACGATGACCGACACCGACATCTCCGTCTACCAGCTGACCCGGACCTACGCCCAGATCCAGAGCCAGTACGGCATCACCGCGCTGACCCTCGACGACGCGCGCCCGGCCCAGGGCTCGGCGATCAAGGTGGTCTCCGGCTACTGGAAGCGGATCTACAGCTGCAACGTGGACGGCTTCGCCTACCGCCTCAAGGAGGGCGACTGGACCTGGAAGGACTCGGTCCGCTACACCTCCGCCTGCAACACCATCGGCGGCACCTCCGGATCGCCGGTGGTCGACACGGCGACCGGCAAGGTCGTCGCCGTCAACAACACGGGCAACGAGGACGGCGCCCGCTGCACGGTCAACAACCCGTGCGAGGTCGACCAGAACGGCGCCGTGACGGTCCGCCAGGGCATCAACTACGCGCAGCAGACGTACATCATCGTCCCCTGCATAGCCCCCGGCAACAAGATCGACCTGAACCGCCCCGGCTGCACGCTGCCCAAGCCGTAG
- a CDS encoding IS481 family transposase, producing MSHRNARLTVFGRRLLVERVRSGRPVAHVAAEMGISRATAHKWVRRWRTEGDAGLHDRSSKPHATPHRTPATVEAQVCRLRTGRKLGPAHIGPILGLPASTVHRILVRHGLNRLAWLDRPTGQAIRRYERARPGELVHVDIKKLGNIPDGGGWRTVGRTAGDRNRQATTTERKNSTPVIGYSFIHSAVDDHSRLAYSEVLPDERQHTAIAFWQRANAFFTDHGITVERVLTDNGSCYKAKQFTRALTAAGITHKKIRPYRPQTNGKVERFNRTLLDEWAYLRPYRSNDERTAALADFLHTYNHHRCHTALNGKPPISRVNNATGQYI from the coding sequence GTGTCCCACCGTAATGCCCGGCTGACCGTCTTCGGTAGGCGCCTGCTGGTCGAACGTGTCCGCTCGGGCCGTCCTGTCGCACACGTCGCGGCCGAGATGGGTATATCCCGGGCCACCGCCCACAAGTGGGTCCGCCGCTGGCGGACCGAAGGCGACGCCGGCCTGCACGACCGCTCCAGCAAGCCCCACGCGACTCCGCACCGCACACCGGCCACCGTTGAGGCCCAGGTCTGCCGTCTGCGGACCGGCCGGAAGCTCGGTCCGGCCCACATCGGCCCGATCCTGGGCCTGCCCGCCTCGACGGTGCACCGAATCCTGGTCCGCCACGGTCTGAACCGTCTGGCCTGGCTCGACCGCCCCACCGGGCAGGCCATCCGGCGCTACGAACGCGCCCGGCCGGGCGAGCTGGTCCACGTCGACATCAAGAAGCTCGGCAACATCCCCGACGGCGGCGGCTGGCGCACGGTGGGCCGCACAGCAGGCGACCGAAACCGCCAGGCCACCACCACCGAGCGCAAGAACTCCACCCCGGTGATCGGCTACAGCTTCATCCACTCCGCCGTCGACGACCACTCCCGCCTGGCCTACAGCGAAGTCCTGCCCGACGAGCGCCAGCACACCGCGATCGCCTTCTGGCAGCGGGCAAACGCGTTCTTCACCGACCACGGCATCACCGTCGAACGTGTCCTGACCGACAACGGCTCCTGCTACAAAGCCAAACAGTTCACCAGGGCCCTGACCGCGGCCGGCATCACCCACAAGAAGATCCGCCCCTACCGGCCGCAGACCAACGGCAAGGTCGAACGCTTCAACCGCACCCTCCTCGACGAATGGGCCTACCTGCGGCCCTACCGATCGAACGACGAGCGGACAGCAGCCCTGGCAGACTTCCTCCACACCTACAACCACCACCGCTGCCACACCGCACTCAACGGCAAGCCGCCCATCAGCCGTGTGAACAACGCTACGGGTCAATACATCTAG
- a CDS encoding oxidoreductase: MTSQTTTADAAGTWDLGDLRVNRIGFGAMRLPQTGEAFAQDAVPRDRGQAIGVLRRAVELGVNHIDTAAFYFSPLRSANELIRTALAPYPEDLVITTKVGPGRAPSGEWLEHATPELLRGQVEENLRQLGRDHLDVVNLRIVGTASIAERFGALAELRDAGLVRHLGISNVTPEHLAEARAIAPVVCVQNMYGIGVRPEHDGFVRACGEQGIAFVPFYSIAGTGRQAGASGTEHEEVRAVARAHGASPAQVRLAWTLARGPHVLAIPGTGDPDHLEANVAAGALHLSAEERSVLEAVHHG, from the coding sequence ATGACTTCACAGACGACGACCGCGGACGCGGCGGGCACCTGGGACCTCGGCGACCTGAGGGTCAACCGGATCGGCTTCGGCGCGATGCGCCTGCCGCAGACCGGCGAGGCGTTCGCGCAGGACGCCGTGCCCCGGGACCGCGGCCAGGCGATCGGCGTGCTGCGCCGGGCGGTCGAGCTCGGGGTGAACCACATCGACACCGCCGCGTTCTACTTCTCTCCGCTGCGCTCCGCCAACGAGCTGATCCGCACCGCGCTGGCCCCCTATCCGGAGGACCTCGTGATCACCACCAAGGTCGGACCGGGCCGGGCCCCGTCCGGGGAGTGGCTCGAACACGCCACCCCGGAGCTGCTGCGCGGCCAGGTCGAGGAGAACCTGCGCCAGCTCGGCCGGGACCACCTCGACGTGGTGAACCTGCGCATCGTCGGGACCGCTTCCATCGCCGAGCGGTTCGGCGCACTGGCCGAGCTCCGCGACGCGGGCCTCGTGCGCCACCTCGGCATCTCCAACGTCACCCCCGAGCACCTCGCCGAGGCCCGGGCCATCGCGCCGGTGGTCTGCGTGCAGAACATGTACGGGATCGGGGTACGGCCCGAGCACGACGGGTTCGTGCGCGCCTGCGGTGAACAGGGCATCGCGTTCGTCCCCTTCTACTCCATCGCCGGCACCGGACGGCAGGCGGGCGCGAGCGGCACCGAGCACGAGGAGGTACGCGCCGTCGCCCGGGCGCACGGCGCGAGCCCGGCGCAGGTACGGCTGGCGTGGACGCTAGCGCGCGGACCGCATGTTCTGGCCATTCCCGGCACGGGCGACCCGGATCACCTGGAGGCGAACGTGGCCGCCGGCGCTCTGCACCTGTCCGCGGAGGAACGGTCCGTCCTGGAGGCCGTGCACCACGGCTGA
- a CDS encoding ArsR/SmtB family transcription factor: MRAELAFSVSDLAQTRFAVSPMWEVGTSYRLLASGSASLVHRPWTEQVRPRLAAAGLDRGRLAELIPPSGYVPDFLNPAPTGPAPSLAEELAGIRATPAARVRRDLDRLRQEQGGLGPRTRSLHADPQARLARVAEEIETYWELALAPYWARIRAVLDADVFHRARQSAEHGAGRLFNDLHPSVSWGDDALRLSRRHRPLSRGTAGAGLLLIPSVFTGPVPFTRSAPPDPPQLAYPARGTGSLWEPRPAGRTEALAAVLGRSRTRLLAELETPASTTELARRTGLSAAGVSQYLTALRAAGLVSAHRAGRSVLYARTSVAESLLGGVTPPRP; the protein is encoded by the coding sequence GTGCGCGCGGAGCTGGCGTTTTCCGTGAGCGATCTCGCGCAGACGCGGTTCGCGGTGTCGCCGATGTGGGAGGTCGGAACCAGCTACCGGCTGCTGGCCTCCGGGTCCGCGTCCCTCGTGCACCGGCCCTGGACCGAGCAGGTGAGGCCGCGGCTGGCGGCCGCGGGCCTCGACCGCGGCCGACTGGCCGAACTGATCCCGCCCTCGGGGTACGTGCCGGACTTCCTCAACCCGGCTCCCACCGGGCCGGCTCCCTCCCTCGCGGAGGAACTGGCCGGAATCCGTGCCACCCCCGCCGCCCGGGTCCGCCGGGACCTCGACCGCCTGCGACAGGAGCAGGGCGGTCTCGGCCCGCGCACACGGAGCCTGCACGCCGACCCGCAGGCCCGCCTCGCCCGCGTCGCGGAGGAGATCGAGACCTACTGGGAGCTGGCCCTGGCGCCCTACTGGGCCCGGATCCGGGCGGTACTCGACGCCGATGTCTTCCACCGGGCCCGGCAGTCCGCCGAGCACGGCGCGGGCCGCCTCTTCAACGACCTCCACCCCTCGGTGAGCTGGGGCGACGACGCGCTCCGGCTCTCCCGCCGGCATCGGCCCCTGTCCCGCGGCACGGCGGGTGCCGGGCTGCTGCTGATCCCCTCGGTGTTCACCGGCCCGGTCCCCTTCACCCGGTCGGCGCCCCCGGACCCGCCGCAACTCGCCTATCCGGCGCGCGGCACCGGCTCGCTGTGGGAGCCGCGGCCCGCCGGCCGGACCGAGGCCCTGGCGGCCGTACTCGGCCGCTCCCGGACCCGGCTGCTGGCCGAACTGGAAACCCCGGCCTCCACCACCGAACTGGCCCGCCGAACGGGGCTCTCGGCCGCCGGTGTGTCCCAGTACCTCACCGCGCTGCGCGCCGCGGGCCTGGTCAGCGCCCACCGGGCGGGCCGCTCCGTGCTCTACGCCCGGACCTCCGTCGCCGAGTCCCTCCTCGGCGGGGTCACGCCGCCCCGTCCTTGA
- a CDS encoding SHOCT domain-containing protein, which yields MDTFTTLAYDGPGPWILFLPLIWAAVVVSVVTVLRRTVWRGRRGVAAYGERSPIAILGRRFAAGEIDEDEYWRRLSVLDEQFGRSLKDGAA from the coding sequence ATGGACACCTTCACCACCCTCGCCTACGACGGGCCCGGCCCGTGGATCCTGTTCCTTCCGCTGATCTGGGCGGCGGTCGTCGTCAGTGTCGTCACCGTGCTGCGCCGTACCGTCTGGCGCGGGCGCCGCGGGGTGGCGGCGTACGGCGAGCGGTCACCGATCGCGATCCTCGGGCGGCGTTTCGCCGCCGGGGAGATCGACGAGGACGAGTACTGGCGGCGGCTGTCCGTCCTGGACGAGCAGTTCGGCCGTTCCCTCAAGGACGGGGCGGCGTGA
- a CDS encoding ArsR/SmtB family transcription factor yields MQVPLYQAKAEFFRMLGHPVRIRVLELLQNGPVPVRDLLAAIDVEASNLSQQLAVLRRSGIVVSIRDGATVSYALAGGDVADLLRAARRILTELLTGQSELLAELQQLGPQTDRTDRVAGR; encoded by the coding sequence ATGCAGGTACCCCTCTACCAGGCGAAAGCCGAGTTCTTCCGCATGCTCGGACACCCCGTCCGCATCCGCGTGTTGGAACTCCTGCAGAACGGCCCCGTACCGGTACGCGACCTCCTCGCCGCGATCGATGTCGAGGCGTCGAACCTTTCCCAGCAGTTGGCGGTCCTGCGCCGGTCCGGCATCGTCGTGTCCATCCGGGACGGAGCGACCGTCAGTTACGCCCTCGCCGGCGGCGACGTGGCCGACCTCCTGCGCGCCGCGCGCCGCATCCTGACCGAACTGCTGACAGGTCAGAGCGAGCTCCTGGCCGAACTGCAGCAACTGGGACCGCAGACGGACCGCACGGACCGGGTCGCCGGCCGCTGA
- a CDS encoding darcynin family protein: MATERTTAPVTAFMLIKTMPEWLAMTPQERMDAFVTRVVPAIRARTTGVRSRFYDTEFYSTRVTDVWVWEADDHDAYQRLVDALRETPFWDRYFQVVDLLVGTENGYARTYGVEAVTGIAT; the protein is encoded by the coding sequence ATGGCCACTGAGAGGACCACGGCGCCGGTCACGGCGTTCATGCTGATCAAGACCATGCCCGAGTGGCTCGCCATGACCCCGCAGGAACGCATGGACGCCTTCGTCACCCGGGTCGTCCCCGCGATCAGGGCCAGGACCACCGGCGTCCGCTCACGCTTCTACGACACGGAGTTCTACTCCACCCGCGTCACCGACGTCTGGGTCTGGGAAGCCGACGACCACGACGCCTACCAGCGTCTCGTCGACGCGCTGCGCGAAACCCCTTTCTGGGACCGCTACTTCCAGGTCGTCGACCTCCTCGTCGGCACCGAGAACGGCTACGCCCGGACGTACGGCGTCGAGGCCGTCACCGGCATCGCGACCTGA
- a CDS encoding NAD(P)H-binding protein → MIVITAPTGNIGSHLLSLLLESAPAHAEELRVVVRDPARLPDAVRDSDRVEVITGSHGDAEVLDRACEGADAVFWLVPPDPSRTPEDAYLGFTRPAAKAFVAHGIGHVVGVSALGRGTPGAHRAGLVTASLAMDDLIAATGVAYRALACPSFFENLLEDADAIRETGVFTDAVDAGLKAPRVAVADLAAVAAGLLLSRSWSGSDSVPVLGPEDLSPDDLARIMTGQLGRPVRYERQPLDELYAGLLSYGLDEEFAQGVVDMKRAKNEGLDAGVTRTPATSSPTTFRQWCARTLAPAVLSEGTRHGH, encoded by the coding sequence ATGATCGTCATCACCGCTCCCACCGGGAACATCGGCAGCCACCTGCTGTCCCTGCTCCTGGAATCCGCCCCCGCCCACGCCGAGGAGCTGCGTGTGGTCGTACGTGACCCCGCACGGCTGCCCGACGCGGTGCGCGACAGCGACCGCGTCGAGGTGATCACCGGCTCGCACGGCGACGCCGAGGTCCTCGACCGTGCGTGCGAGGGCGCCGACGCCGTGTTCTGGCTCGTTCCCCCGGACCCGTCGCGTACCCCCGAGGACGCCTACCTCGGCTTCACCCGGCCCGCCGCGAAGGCCTTCGTCGCCCACGGCATCGGCCATGTCGTCGGTGTCTCCGCGCTCGGCCGCGGCACACCGGGCGCCCACCGCGCCGGGCTCGTCACCGCTTCCCTCGCCATGGACGACCTCATCGCCGCCACCGGCGTGGCCTATCGCGCGCTGGCCTGCCCGTCCTTCTTCGAGAACCTTCTGGAGGACGCGGACGCGATCCGGGAGACGGGCGTCTTCACCGATGCCGTCGACGCGGGCCTCAAGGCTCCCCGCGTGGCCGTCGCCGACCTCGCGGCGGTCGCCGCCGGCCTGCTGCTGAGCCGCTCCTGGTCCGGCAGCGACAGCGTGCCCGTCCTCGGACCCGAGGACCTGTCCCCCGACGACCTGGCCCGCATCATGACCGGACAATTGGGCCGCCCCGTCCGCTACGAACGCCAACCGCTCGACGAGTTGTACGCCGGCCTCCTCTCCTACGGTCTCGACGAGGAGTTCGCCCAGGGTGTCGTCGACATGAAGAGAGCCAAGAACGAGGGCCTCGACGCGGGCGTCACCCGCACCCCGGCCACCAGCTCTCCCACCACCTTCCGCCAGTGGTGCGCCCGGACCCTGGCGCCCGCGGTCCTCTCGGAAGGCACCCGTCATGGCCACTGA
- a CDS encoding LysR family transcriptional regulator, giving the protein MSSSAEPVIDANLAVALDALLTEQSVTRAAARLHTSPAAMSRTLARLRRILQDPLLVRAGQSMVPTPRAQALREETAAVVRRLGALLAPGAGVDPAVLRSTFTLQAADLVGAALAPGMVRLARQEAPGISLRFRDEELEAGSALRDGRIDLEIGSIDHVDPETLMEELVTLRMAAAVRPGHPLTEGTLTPERLAAADHVVVSRRGRFTGPLDAALAERNLRRRVAVVLPGHLAAMTLAAGSDTVCLVPTAPPGGDPSPLSDAATALGLRLLDIPLSLPPLTIGMAWHPRHAADGGHHWLRDAVRRTLGTPGGPAA; this is encoded by the coding sequence ATGAGCAGCAGTGCAGAGCCGGTCATCGATGCCAATCTCGCCGTCGCGCTGGACGCTCTGCTGACGGAGCAGAGCGTCACGCGGGCCGCTGCCCGCCTGCACACGTCGCCGGCCGCCATGAGCCGCACCCTCGCCCGGCTGCGCCGCATCCTCCAGGACCCGCTGCTGGTCCGCGCCGGCCAGAGCATGGTCCCCACTCCGCGCGCCCAGGCGCTGCGCGAGGAGACGGCCGCGGTGGTGCGCCGCCTGGGAGCGCTGCTGGCCCCCGGTGCGGGCGTCGACCCCGCCGTCCTGCGCAGCACCTTCACCCTCCAGGCGGCCGACCTGGTCGGCGCGGCGCTGGCCCCGGGGATGGTCCGGCTGGCCCGGCAGGAGGCGCCGGGGATCTCCTTGCGGTTCCGGGACGAGGAACTGGAAGCCGGATCGGCCCTGCGCGACGGCCGGATCGACCTGGAGATCGGGTCCATCGACCACGTGGACCCCGAGACGCTGATGGAAGAGCTGGTCACCCTGCGGATGGCGGCGGCCGTCCGGCCCGGCCACCCGCTGACCGAAGGGACCCTGACCCCGGAGCGGCTGGCCGCCGCCGATCATGTGGTGGTGAGCCGCCGTGGACGGTTCACGGGTCCCCTGGACGCCGCTCTGGCCGAGCGGAACCTCCGTCGGCGCGTCGCGGTCGTCCTCCCCGGCCATCTGGCCGCGATGACGCTCGCCGCCGGCAGCGACACCGTCTGCCTCGTGCCCACCGCACCCCCCGGTGGCGATCCCTCACCGCTCTCCGACGCCGCCACCGCCCTGGGCCTCCGCCTCCTCGACATCCCCCTGTCCCTGCCGCCACTGACCATCGGCATGGCATGGCACCCCCGCCACGCCGCCGACGGAGGCCACCACTGGCTCCGCGACGCCGTGCGCCGCACCCTCGGCACCCCCGGCGGGCCGGCTGCCTGA
- a CDS encoding response regulator: MIRVLLADDQLLVRAGFRALLDAQPDIEVAGEAADGDEAVRLVRELRPDVVLMDIRMPVLDGLAATRRIGEDGSLAAVRVVMLTTFELDEYVFEAIRSGASGFLVKDTEPEELLRAVRAVVAGDALLSPGVTRRLIAEFAARSKQPAATAGLGRLTDREREVMALVGMGLSNEEIARRLVVSPLTAKTHVSRAMVKLGARDRAQLVVLAYESGLVRPGWLS; the protein is encoded by the coding sequence GTGATCCGCGTACTGCTCGCCGACGACCAACTGCTCGTCCGGGCCGGGTTCCGGGCGCTGCTCGACGCCCAGCCGGACATCGAGGTGGCGGGCGAGGCCGCCGACGGCGACGAGGCCGTACGGCTGGTCCGGGAGCTGCGTCCCGACGTCGTGCTGATGGACATCCGGATGCCGGTGCTGGACGGACTCGCCGCGACCCGCCGGATCGGCGAGGACGGCTCCCTGGCCGCCGTCCGGGTGGTCATGCTCACCACCTTCGAGCTCGACGAGTACGTCTTCGAGGCGATCCGGTCGGGCGCCTCCGGATTCCTGGTCAAGGACACCGAGCCGGAGGAACTGCTGCGCGCGGTCCGGGCGGTGGTCGCGGGCGACGCCCTGCTGTCCCCCGGCGTCACCCGCCGCCTGATCGCGGAGTTCGCGGCCCGGTCGAAGCAGCCCGCCGCGACGGCCGGGCTGGGCCGGCTCACCGATCGCGAACGCGAGGTGATGGCCCTGGTGGGCATGGGCCTGTCCAATGAGGAGATCGCCCGCCGCCTGGTCGTCAGCCCGCTCACCGCGAAGACGCACGTCAGCCGCGCCATGGTCAAGCTGGGCGCCCGCGACCGCGCCCAACTGGTCGTCCTGGCCTACGAATCCGGCCTGGTCCGCCCCGGCTGGCTCAGCTGA
- a CDS encoding sensor histidine kinase yields MDELRERPGPPWRRWMERSGRGPAWRSALLVAVFAQIGAGWAAHAQSGRVPLDGFARLLLLIGPVLLVVRHRHPVAVAYGVGAVTLVYVGAGYPYGPVFLSLALACFAAVVAGHRRAAWGAVGLFWAGHLLIGHWLYRWLPPAGDGPTPWAQEVGVTAWVLAVLAVAELVRVRREQWGRERAERAAAERRRVDEERLRIARELHDVLAHSISVINVQAGVGLALLDSDPEQARTALATIKAASKEALGEVRQVLDTLRSPGEAPRSPAPGLDRLPELVEQAAAAGLTVDVSAEGKARTLPPGVGLAAFRILQEALTNVMRHSGSRTARIRLTWQRDALELRVDDDGPATGGAQGGSGNGLVGMRERAAALGGTVETGPRPEGGFGVIAVLPLRAGASKEER; encoded by the coding sequence ATGGATGAGCTGCGCGAACGCCCGGGTCCCCCGTGGCGGCGATGGATGGAGCGGTCCGGGCGGGGCCCGGCCTGGCGCTCGGCGCTGCTCGTCGCCGTCTTCGCGCAGATCGGCGCGGGGTGGGCCGCTCACGCGCAGAGCGGGCGGGTGCCTCTGGACGGCTTCGCCCGGCTCCTGCTGCTGATCGGGCCCGTTCTCCTCGTGGTGCGGCACCGGCATCCGGTGGCCGTGGCGTACGGGGTCGGCGCCGTCACCCTGGTCTATGTGGGTGCCGGGTACCCCTACGGCCCGGTGTTCCTCAGTCTGGCCCTGGCCTGCTTCGCCGCGGTCGTCGCCGGGCACCGCCGGGCCGCGTGGGGTGCCGTCGGACTGTTCTGGGCCGGGCACCTGCTCATCGGGCACTGGCTCTACCGGTGGCTCCCGCCCGCCGGGGACGGCCCGACGCCCTGGGCGCAGGAGGTGGGTGTCACCGCATGGGTGCTCGCGGTGCTCGCCGTCGCGGAGTTGGTGCGCGTACGCCGGGAGCAGTGGGGACGGGAACGGGCCGAGCGGGCCGCGGCCGAGAGACGCCGGGTGGACGAGGAGCGGCTGCGGATCGCACGGGAACTGCACGACGTCCTCGCCCACAGCATCTCGGTGATCAATGTCCAGGCGGGGGTCGGGCTGGCCCTGCTCGACTCCGATCCCGAGCAGGCACGTACGGCGCTCGCCACCATCAAGGCGGCGAGCAAGGAGGCATTGGGCGAGGTCCGGCAGGTCCTCGATACCCTGCGCTCCCCCGGTGAGGCTCCGCGCTCCCCCGCGCCCGGTCTGGACCGCCTCCCCGAGCTCGTGGAGCAGGCCGCGGCGGCCGGGCTGACCGTGGACGTCTCGGCCGAGGGGAAGGCCAGGACGCTGCCCCCCGGCGTGGGTCTCGCCGCCTTCCGCATCCTCCAGGAGGCGTTGACCAATGTGATGCGCCACTCCGGGTCGCGCACCGCCCGGATCCGCCTCACCTGGCAGCGGGACGCCCTGGAGCTGCGGGTGGACGACGACGGCCCGGCCACGGGCGGCGCCCAGGGCGGCAGCGGCAACGGGCTCGTCGGGATGCGCGAGCGGGCCGCGGCGCTGGGCGGCACGGTCGAGACCGGCCCGCGGCCGGAAGGCGGCTTCGGGGTGATCGCCGTACTCCCGCTCCGGGCCGGCGCGTCGAAGGAGGAACGGTGA